In Mixophyes fleayi isolate aMixFle1 chromosome 3, aMixFle1.hap1, whole genome shotgun sequence, the genomic stretch TCACCTCTCAGCCGCAGAGCAGATGGTGTGTGGGAGAAAAAAGACATGCTTGTATAGTACGTTTTggacaaaaatttattaaaatgaaaataaaaaccatATAGGACTGGGATTAAATTGCCCGTACCAGATGATGAATAGGTAACAATCACAAAGATATCTAGTTTAAAACGAGAATCCCAACGATTTGAACCAAGATGTAATAGTCACCAAGAAAGGTACTAGGCAATCAAAAATCTCCTGTCCACACTTCACAGACGCGTTTCGACTTTAAAAAGAGGTTGAAAAAGATCTTTTTTTAAAGTCTTTGTGATTGTTACCTATTCATCATCTGGTACGGGCAATTTAATCCCGGTCCTATgtggtttttattttcattttaataaatttttgtccAAAAcgttgtcagagatgacctaaacaagtcctttctcctgaactccagctgctataccttgtgggtatcgatcgatagagagacagacaacttcagatgttgggctgaaaatgtatctggttctgaccagccctaagtcagagtagttttatttatacatagtttcacagaaaaagagagataaggaatgcaaggtttctcaaggcaacttgtccatgtcagcagtttgtgggcatgacgtagagcagatgtcttatcacagtcacgtaggcctcaagtgggggtcggtGGCTCCTGGTACCAACgttgctggatgtgcacattcttgagaagagacatgttggcgaGAAAGAAATGAATGTGAGGCAGAGTTCATGGAGAATATTCTGCAGCTtgcagactattcttctttcaatagtaattatacaaaatgcattacattaagaagttcataaaatgtatatctctcacataaacccctctttttatcatttttataattaccctgcctatccttttggtgtgcatgaagcactcctgcacccgacctacttcattcaattcaatggaacctctaataggcccttagaggatggtaaagatacattcaatcaggtctatggttcatgtacacctaattcttaaaaataataaaaaaagaaaatgggaaagactgGGGGGGAGAGTATAAAAGAGCCTTAAAGCTCGGAGAGGACAAGGTAAACCTCTGATACTGGTTTgggctttacatgtcttttaagagactttttattcagaatgagatcatttctgcaccttttcaaacagcattggaaaaaacataagcttagtttaaaaatgacatatagcaacaacaataaagctAATATCTTAGCTATacatattaaaatgcctgaaatccatgcgaaaatacctgtgccccaattgctaggatttaaccatgagaaggctgatgtccaccagccatTATTTACTGTATCGGGGTCAAAATTTTCTTTCCTGAAATTCTCCTTCATTTCTTTggcttctgtcatgtacctgtctattacttcttctggattatcagtgtcatttgttacaaagttacaaCAATGTATTGCGTATTCTGTTTCTAGGGTCAAACAGTACCCTCCTGACTGAGCAGTGATGTAGTCTAATACAAGTTGATGTTGTATTAACTGGGTTTTCATCTTCACTGTTTGgctgcatttagaattacagtgtgataaataaggttgGGTGAAATTTACTATAACCTGACAGCGTGATTTAGGGACGGACCCTAAAGGGAAACTCTTATTTTGGTAACTAATGCGTATTTGGCCATATAGGGTccatattgactcatttatagccctattggattctattcccttattgaaacaatattttggtctgactccattcgtgtttagttttactactgggtatctggtggttttatacttgtggctgaccatgcgtccacatgagaagtttccctctcttattttagtcagctcttcactactcaaaggtatgggaaccagagctatatttttactgatggTAGGAGTACGAGAACATACCCAGCAGTTGCTGGTATTGGTTATTTGACTGATGGCGTTGTGCAAGTGTGCTATAACATTCTCTGGCTCTTCTAAGTTAGAAAAGGCTGtaggaaaacatagaaaaagaacaatttttttaaaggaccttactccccttcattgtttttcctgggtcaccgtagcctttttgcagtggctggcgtggatccaaggatcctttccttcgagtttcacagaagtgggtgtagtcaacagaacttgatatggcccctcaaatcgtggttccagagacctcctcacgtgtctttttacgaagacgtaatctcctggcaccagagcatgtgttccagtgcaatcctctggatctgggattgaagagaaaactcgagaatgtatgttagtgagggacttctgtagttctttcacataactagtcagttcaccttggtgtttaactaaagattgtggaaaataacaccctgtctttggcggccccccaaacagtatttcataggtgctcagcctgtgtttcttattaggtgttgtcctgactgagtatagggcgaggggaaggcattgcagccagggcatccctgtgcttttcatggctttctgtattttgagcttgagagtgccatttagcctttctaccttgccactactctgcgggtggtagggggtatggaatgcttgagcaattcccaagtctgacatgatagatgtcatcacttctcctgtaaaaGTAGTACCTCTGTCTGATTCAATCACCTCTGGAACCCCGTATCTACATACTACCTCAGATAGCAGCTTCTTGGCTGTATTTTTCGCTGTGGCTTTGGATATCGCCCACgcttccgaagagactggagaatagatcagtagctactaggacatattcatatattccacatttgggtagctgaatgtaatctatctgtatgcgctgaaaggggtagaggggtttaggtgtcaccctgggaggtactgttactgtgtgaccagggttgtgtgtgttacagatggcgcaggccttttccagattactggcagctgtgctgaagcctgACGCAatccagtgtctgaatacagtgttaattattgcgtcttttgaaacatgggaaggcccatgcactaGAGCAGTCAGTGTAGTAAATaggactctagggagacagtgtctgtctgttgtggcccatatgccctctatgtgttccgcccccctctttttccactcctctctttcagatactgctgcttgcttttgtaggatttttagcatttccagatctatagggagggtggggggtgttgtggacactaaatagtgttgtactagcggtaagtctgctgcagcttttgcagcctggtctgctagtctgttccctcttacttccatagtctgctctctggtgtgtgcttttacctttatgactgccacttccttgggcagttctaatgcagcaaataacctcaaaatgatttctgcatttttaatgggtttaccgttagaggccataaagtgtctgttcttccaaatactttgatagtcatgtgcaaccccaaaggcatatctggagtcagtgtaaatgttagctgttctcccttctgcatactgacatacacttataagtgcttctaatgcagcttgctgtgcagattgacttggtgggaggggttgctggagtacaatgtctgtttctgttgtaactgcataacctgttttgggagagccctcctcatagtacctggacccatctacaaacaggagtaaatcagggttgctaagaggtgtctctttaacatccccgggaggtttagtttccagatccattaaggCTAGACAGTCATGATCACAGAGAAAATTTTTTAGTTGTGTTTCCTGCTTTGTCACAGTCTCAACACTCTGTATATTGTCTGTGTCTTCAGCATCACTTTCTATACTGTCTGCGTTTGCAGCATCTATAGtgttactgtctgtgtctgcagcatCTATAGTGTTACTGTCTGCAGCATCTAtactgttactcccctcttttatatccatgcaacttgggaacaatgttgctggatttaaaactgtgcatctttttagtgtaacgtttgagggtgtcagtggtgctacttcatatttagttaatctagccactgagatgtgttttgttctggcttgattcagtatttccatgactgagtgtggtacctgaatggtgagagggtaattcagcactatgtctgcaacttttttgtagcaataaagcggctgctgctactgcttttatacattttGGGGCCCCTATTATGACAGAATCTAGCTTCTGGGAGTAGTATGCTAGTGGTCTTTGTCTGCTCCCATGCTCTTGTGTTAGTACGCCATGAGCGTGCCCTtcttgttcatggcagaacaagttaaacggtagttcatagttaggtagcccaagggctggggcgcttgtgattaaatctttgatcagctcaaaagctgctttttgttcagctgttgaccaaaacatattgcaacttctattcattggaagttggatcaatgcaatctggattgcctaaatggtcttttttgctggagatctgtgaagaaaaaaacttttgcataaagattaacatttattcactaggaattacagtaactgttattaattcgcgttgaacagctgctaatacgacacttgcttaaaagtttctctttgtagctttaactgtgacgctatgcgttccacgcaatgaaaaactgatttcctcaaagaggcagtccctaatctcacaaacagggaatgtcaaagtgacgagacctgggcgagtgttcaaagccactcctttctcatcatctccttgtaaaccaaatattcacacatatttccagattctgtgatttccatgtttacagtacaaatatatattcacaattctcgctcacagacaacattttatctcgtaacaattctttatgggcataacaaaccctcctgatttctgagaacatttatcagcgccattttacacagataaaaacagcttgtaatatctctccatgtaaagctcactcccacaattctcaacttcattaaagagaaagctatttttctcaaaaaaataaataaaaaaaaattactttgttcaaatatagaaacggcttgttggaccccagccaactttgttctgaaaccaataatagtgataatgtacattatttacagtcttgtgacggaccaaagactttaaaacttcttttgcatctcttcaaaaacattacatttacaacagtacagctttttcaaccttgaaacatgtctcttgtaaaacggtcaagacagacaaacacggatctccctcacacacagtaagaaggagataaaactcacatacagagaaagaaaacttaactgctatcttccagcctactgctgtggaactacatgtcccagcattagactaaatacacattagcttcaacatgctaatatcaatcagcactcaggacatatttttcctattgaaaaatagaaacatacttggaagaaccattttatcaatgttacatacattgtcagataacaaaaaaacacagagtgcttcttatctcaacacactgaaatcttttacacagaataagggaggggcacatctcactcttcagctgcgcagcatttaaacatacatttttagtacacaacctacttgattcattgttttagtcattatatcatttagcttgtgatacattttctatttcatcagtgtcacttaaatttgttaactgtaacatatcacagcaatcattgtcattctctaattcttctgacattttacaccatgcaacacatctgtcaaaataacctttttctttcagtgctttctcattgtctttaattagttgtttcAAAAATGGAACTTTTAATATACCGTtctcagacacccctgcagctttcaacagttttctcatcccttttatgaaatccttgcctttatgctttcgcatatactttatggggtctagatccccgtacttttcggatttctctcctgtcttggaccctttatttcccacaCTGGGATTACCTTATAgtccaatatattttgaatgagaaaacttttatttgttcctgttttgctttacaacaagtttgcagctggtctgcctttctgaatgttcctgactacttttactaaaatccaacaaaaaacacaatcaagtatacaatcaagattatttgcagggtcaactgtgtgatctgactgagttctgtggtgttattcatgtgcatatatgtatcaggtgtatggcatagagaagacaatatatcaatacatgtaacaatacaagacagattacacacaagtaccttgatactcttaatagtatctgttgccagagttcagggatctccgtcaatcagactgcagtaccctcgagctgggataattccccctccacagagacagctctaagagcaaaaataaagctttttgctcaccagcgctggattaacgtctgtctgtctggaaagggagaaccccgttgtcgggaggtctgatgtattggagatcccggcggcgagcccccactgaaactgtcagagatgacctaaatgggtcctttctcctgaactccagctgctataccttgtgggtatcgatcgatagagagacagacaacttcagatgttgggctgaaaatgtatctggttctgaccagccctaagtcagagtagttttatttatacatagtttcacagaaaaagagagataaggaatgcaaggtttctcaaggcaacttgtccatgtcagcagtttgtgggcatgacgtagagcagatgtcttatcacagtcacgtaggcctcaagtgggggtcggtGGCTCCTGGTACCAACgttgctggatgtgcacattcttgagaagagacatgttggcgaGAAAGAAATGAATGTGAGGCAGAGTTCATGGAGAATATTCTGCAGCTtgcagactattcttctttcaatagtaattatacaaaatgcattacattaagaagttcataaaatgtatatctctcacaacGTACTATACAAGCATGTCTTTTTTTCTCCCACACACCATCTGCTCTGCGGCTGAGAGGTGAAGATTAGACAGATCTTTGATATCATCAACAGCTGTGGATTTGGGTTATACGAACCAGTCTGATTCATGAAGATCTACATTGAACACCTCTGAGAAAGCGGATGACTTTCTTCTTTACAAGTAACTGCTACGGGAGTGCCTATTACTTTGTTACTGTAAGTTTATTTCCAATAGACCGTGATTTTGAAAACTTCATACAGTCTATGAACAATACGGATATTTTACAAGTCAGTTGTTTGATGtgaattctgttttgttttggaaATCCAGTAACGCTGAAATCACCTCCTCTCTTTATCTACATTTTATTCTTGCAattcagtgtagggatttgtaaagtgatgcagcagatgtggagcagtgagaatgaaagatcagccttgcagcagcatttaggatggatggaagtgtggatatatgggtgtcaggaatagcagatagcaggaagttgcaatagtcaagaaggGAGCTGATAAGAGAATGaatgagttttggtagcatgttgagtaagaaaagggcgtattctggctaTGTTTTTAAAGTCGACAGGCCCAGTAGAGAGTCTGGATGTTAGGAATAAAGCAAAGAGTggaatcaagtgtgacaccaaggcagcgggcttgggagactgaggaaattgtggtgttattgacagtgagggagatttgagggcaggtggtgactctggtagGGGCGatgataataagctctgttttggacatgttgagctttaggtagcgttgggacatccatgtggagatagcagaatgacagttggttacacgagatggcacagaaagagagaggtcaggggaagagatatagattcatcatcagcgtagaggtagtATTGGAGGCCTAATGAGCGGATTAGTGCCCCAAGTGAAGAGGTGAATAGTGAAAAATTAAATGGCCAggagagccttgtgggaccccaacatgTAGTGGGAGTGGCGTGGAGAAtgtgtcagaggtagaaacactaaaggaacaGTTCGATAGGTAGTTTTCAAGCCGAAATATTTGAATCTcataaaatggttatattaaagtaattctatcattttcaaataagcattgcaaaagcgattgtattgtgtttccaaagcacaaagtaatttattttagcagatgtaaaatttaacagttcaatacatgattataatacagtacagccaataccaaaagataaatacataccgctacgttcccactggtaccagcggaCAGTATTTCACTTCAGAATACTGTGCTCAGacaagactgaggccagtgccatgagctgttattatatacactcagtgttacagagagaataatgcagatggtgtggcttgcttctcttggtccaggtatcaggaaggtccagagtgctgcaggtcaaaggccagttcaaaccaaaatatccaaaggtgggggtcatctctccaggggttgtgctctgactttcccgccaagaatccagttacaactagtctattagcattttatagtcagtatcactttaagtgtttttttccctaacatcactaactagagtatgcaatgtgcgatctcttcggcgaaagaaccggacaactgctgatgaatagggaattaaaatgataccagacatgacacgtttcctgtaacctagaccttaaataacactaaagtgtacatataatcataatatataaactaataataaactaaatactgtctgctcataaatcactgtggtatggaatcaatataaatatgaaatatatatataacgaaatgttagagtgcgcatgcgtgcgtattttaccctGCGATCGTGCCATGCGACATgtaacgtggcatactgatcgcaatctcacggcaaaacaatattaaccagtatacttttgttcatccaattatacgacttcgacagttagTTATTTAAAAACCAGGCAAAGACCCTACTGATTGTAAAAATTATAGGCCAATTGCCTTAATAAATTTAGATGTTAAATCTTGCAAAACTCAACACCAACAGACCTTCATTATTATATTGCACGTTGATACACCCAGATCAAGTGGGGTTTGTCGCGGGATGACAGGCTACTGATAGTTCGAGATACATTTTCAATTTGATAGAACATGTCTATAACACCAACACTGTAATGTTGCTTCTCTCAATAGATGGCAAAAAGGCGTTAGACAAACTCCACTGGTCACACATTACAAGGGTCCTTGAACAATTTGTATTTAGTGGAGCGATTCTGAAGGTTATTCTGGCACTATACACAGGACCCTCTGGCCGGGTGTTCAGCAactgctttctttctgcaaatttCCTTATTTCAAATGGGACCCATCAAGGATGACCACTGTCCACTCTTATATATCTTTTAGAGATTGAGCAACTCGTGGTTCGAGTGAGGAGTGTAGGGGTATCGTGAGGAGTGTAGGGGTATGATTTTGGGAGGAGTATTTCATAAACTATGTTTGTTCGCCGACAACGTCCTGTTGTGCGTCACTGACCCAGAGACC encodes the following:
- the LOC142143337 gene encoding uncharacterized protein LOC142143337; translation: MEILNQARTKHISVARLTKYEVAPLTPSNVTLKRCTVLNPATLFPSCMDIKEGSNSIDAADSNTIDAADTDSNTIDAANADSIESDAEDTDNIQSVETVTKQETQLKNFLCDHDCLALMDLETKPPGDVKETPLSNPDLLLFVDGSRYYEEGSPKTGYAVTTETDIVLQQPLPPSQSAQQAALEALISVCQYAEGRTANIYTDSRYAFGVAHDYQSIWKNRHFMASNGKPIKNAEIILRLFAALELPKEVAVIKVKAHTREQTMEVRGNRLADQAAKAAADLPLVQHYLVSTTPPTLPIDLEMLKILQKQAAVSEREEWKKRGAEHIEGIWATTDRHCLPRVLFTTLTALVHGPSHVSKDAIINTVFRHWIASGFSTAASNLEKACAICNTHNPGHTVTVPPRVTPKPLYPFQRIQIDYIQLPKCGIYEYVLVATDLFSSLFGSVGDIQSHSEKYSQEAAI